Proteins encoded by one window of Hylaeus volcanicus isolate JK05 chromosome 7, UHH_iyHylVolc1.0_haploid, whole genome shotgun sequence:
- the LOC128879653 gene encoding dolichyl-diphosphooligosaccharide--protein glycosyltransferase subunit STT3B isoform X1: MLPNRSSTTNTRKDMFPDKKATSKQLKTSTLTNAAGLSSLITFTVLLLAWISGFASRLFAVIRFESIIHEFDPWFNYRATAYMVQHGFYNFLNWFDERAWYPLGRIVGGTVYPGLMITSGSIHYILHSLNIPVHIRDICVFLAPVFSGLTAISTYLLTKEIWSAGAGLFAACFIAIVPGYISRSVAGSYDNEGIAIFALQITYYLWVKSVKTGSIFWASMTALSYFYMVSAWGGYVFIINLIPFHVFVLLVMNRFSNRLFTSYTTFYILGLLLSMQIPFVGFQPIRTSEHMAAGGVFGLLIFVATLRYLRTVLTKSEMKYFGGVVAITAGILLLILICLTYAGIVAPWSGRFYSLWDTGYAKIHIPIIASVSEHQPTTWFSFFFDLHILVTTFAVGLWYLIKHINDERVFVILYAISAVYFAGVMVRLMLTLTPVVCMLAGVAFSDLLELFFKEEDSERNDRSANGSEEESEEERERSPGRALYDKAGKLRRMKHERPTGNGDGLGVNLRNGVVIGAFMLMMMFTLHCTWITSNAYSSPSIVLASYSNDGGRAILDDFREAYYWLAQNTPTDARVMSWWDYGYQIAGMANRTTLVDNNTWNNSHIALVGKAMSSNESAAYEIMTSLDVDYVLVIFGGMIGYSGDDVNKFLWMVRIAEGEHPQDIRESDYFTEKGEFRVDAEGSPTLLNSLMYKLSYYRFGEVKIDYRSPFGYDRTRSVEIGNKNFQLTYVEEAYTSEHWLVRIYRVKKPNEFNRPSIPISKRVVTRNANSYVSKKTPRRKKGYIKGRPTVIKGQKPQRRTT; the protein is encoded by the exons ATGTTGCCAAATAGATCATCCACGACAAATACCAGAAAAGATATGTTCCCTGATAAGAAAGCGACTTCTAAGCAACTGAAAACTTCTACATTGACGAACGCAGCCGGTCTCAGTTCTCTAATTACTTTTACTGTTTTGCTACTCGCTTGGATCTCAGGATTCGCTTCTCGACTATTTGCAGTAATACGTTTCGAAAGTATCATACATGAATTCGATCCTTG GTTTAACTATAGAGCAACAGCGTATATGGTGCAACAtggattttataatttcttaaattggTTTGATGAAAGAGCATGGTACCCATTGGGCCGTATCGTGGGTGGAACCGTTTATCCTGGTTTAATGATCACATCCGGATCCATACACTATATATtacattctttaaatatcCCAGTGCACATAAGAGACATTTGTGTATTCTTAGCTCCAGTTTTTAGTGGCCTTACCGCCATTTCCACGTActtattaacaaaagaaatatggaGCGCTGGCGCTGGTTTATTTGCAGCATGCTTTATTGCGATTGTACCTGGTTACATTTCAAGATCCGTAGCTGGAAGTTATGATAATGAAGGCATTGCCATTTTCGCACTACAAATTACGTATTATCTGTGGGTTAAATCGGTTAAAACTGGCTCTATATTTTGGGCTTCTATGACTGCTCTATCCTACTTCTATATGGTATCTGCGTGGGGTGGTTATGTCTTTATCATTAATCTAATTCCATTCCATGTTTTCGTGTTGCTGGTCATGAATAGATTTAGCAATCGTCTTTTTACAAGTTACACCACATTCTATATTTTGGGACTTTTGTTAAGTATGCAAATACCATTTGTTGGTTTTCAACCAATAAGAACATCTGAACACATGGCAGCAGGAGGTGTCTTTGGTTTACTAATCTTTGTAGCAACTCTCAG GTACTTAAGAACTGTACTTACTAAATCTGAGATGAAATACTTTGGAGGAGTAGTTGCAATTACTGCTGGTATTCTTTTGTTGATTTTAATCTGCTTGACCTATGCTGGTATTGTTGCCCCTTGGAGTGGAAGATTTTATTCACTATGGGATACAGGCTATGCAAAAATACACATTCCAATAATAGCATCTGTTTCTGAGCATCAACCTACAACATGGTTTAGCTTTTTCTTTGACTTGCACATTCTTGTTACAACATTCGCTGTTGGACTTTGGTActtaattaaacatattaacGACGAACGCGTTTTTG ttaTATTGTATGCTATAAGTGCTGTTTACTTTGCTGGAGTAATGGTCAGGCTCATGCTTACTCTCACTCCAGTTGTTTGTATGCTTGCTGGTGTTGCATTCAGTGATCTTCTTGAACTATTCTTCAAAGAAGAAGATAGCGAAAGAAATGATCGGAGCGCTAATGGAAGCGAAGAAGAAAGtgaggaagaaagagagagaagtCCAGGCAGAGCACTATATGATAAAGCGGGTAAACTACGTAGAATGAAACATGAGAGACCTACAGGGAATGGTGATGGTCTAGGTGTTAATCTACGAAATGGAGTTGTTATTGGAGCATTTATGTTGATGATGATGTTTACTTTGCATTGTACTTGGATTACAAGTAATGCATACTCTAGCCCTTCAATTGTTTTGGCATCGTATAGTAACGATGGTGGTAGAGCTATACTCGACGATTTTAGGGAAGCTTATTATTGGTTAGCACAAAACACACCCACTGATGCCAGAGTTATGAGTTGGTGGGATTATGGTTATCAAATTGCTGGAATGGCTAACAG aactACACTTGTGGACAATAATACTTGGAATAATTCCCATATAGCTCTGGTTGGAAAAGCAATGAGTTCAAATGAAAGTGCTGCCTATGAAATCATGACATCTTTAGATGTAGACTATGTATTAGTTATTTTTGGAGGAATGATTGGGTATTCTGGAGACGATGTTAATAAGTTCCTTTGGATGGTACGAATCGCCGAAGGTGAACATCCGCAAGATATTCGGGAAAGTGATTATTTTACCGAAAAAGGAGAATTTCGTGTGGATGCTGAAGGTTCACCTACTCTCTTGAATTCgttaatgtataaattaagtTATTATCGATTTGGAGAagttaaaattgattatcgGTCACCTTTTGGTTACGATCGTACACGTAGCGTAGaaataggaaataaaaatttccaattaacaTATGTGGAAGAAGCTTACACATCTGAACACTGGCTTGTTAGGATTTACAg GGTGAAAAAACCAAACGAGTTTAATAGACCTAGTATTCCAATATCTAAGCGAGTTGTTACACGTAATGCCAATTCATATGTCAGTAAAAAG aCACCACGTCGTAAGAAAGGTTACATAAAAGGCCGGCCAACTGTTATTAAAGGACAGAAACCTCAACGAAGAACTACgtaa
- the LOC128879653 gene encoding dolichyl-diphosphooligosaccharide--protein glycosyltransferase subunit STT3B isoform X3: MLPNRSSTTNTRKDMFPDKKATSKQLKTSTLTNAAGLSSLITFTVLLLAWISGFASRLFAVIRFESIIHEFDPWFNYRATAYMVQHGFYNFLNWFDERAWYPLGRIVGGTVYPGLMITSGSIHYILHSLNIPVHIRDICVFLAPVFSGLTAISTYLLTKEIWSAGAGLFAACFIAIVPGYISRSVAGSYDNEGIAIFALQITYYLWVKSVKTGSIFWASMTALSYFYMVSAWGGYVFIINLIPFHVFVLLVMNRFSNRLFTSYTTFYILGLLLSMQIPFVGFQPIRTSEHMAAGGVFGLLIFVATLRYLRTVLTKSEMKYFGGVVAITAGILLLILICLTYAGIVAPWSGRFYSLWDTGYAKIHIPIIASVSEHQPTTWFSFFFDLHILVTTFAVGLWYLIKHINDERVFVILYAISAVYFAGVMVRLMLTLTPVVCMLAGVAFSDLLELFFKEEDSERNDRSANGSEEESEEERERSPGRALYDKAGKLRRMKHERPTGNGDGLGVNLRNGVVIGAFMLMMMFTLHCTWITSNAYSSPSIVLASYSNDGGRAILDDFREAYYWLAQNTPTDARVMSWWDYGYQIAGMANRTTLVDNNTWNNSHIALVGKAMSSNESAAYEIMTSLDVDYVLVIFGGMIGYSGDDVNKFLWMVRIAEGEHPQDIRESDYFTEKGEFRVDAEGSPTLLNSLMYKLSYYRFGEVKIDYRSPFGYDRTRSVEIGNKNFQLTYVEEAYTSEHWLVRIYRVKKPNEFNRPSIPISKRVVTRNANSYVSKKLWGVGY, translated from the exons ATGTTGCCAAATAGATCATCCACGACAAATACCAGAAAAGATATGTTCCCTGATAAGAAAGCGACTTCTAAGCAACTGAAAACTTCTACATTGACGAACGCAGCCGGTCTCAGTTCTCTAATTACTTTTACTGTTTTGCTACTCGCTTGGATCTCAGGATTCGCTTCTCGACTATTTGCAGTAATACGTTTCGAAAGTATCATACATGAATTCGATCCTTG GTTTAACTATAGAGCAACAGCGTATATGGTGCAACAtggattttataatttcttaaattggTTTGATGAAAGAGCATGGTACCCATTGGGCCGTATCGTGGGTGGAACCGTTTATCCTGGTTTAATGATCACATCCGGATCCATACACTATATATtacattctttaaatatcCCAGTGCACATAAGAGACATTTGTGTATTCTTAGCTCCAGTTTTTAGTGGCCTTACCGCCATTTCCACGTActtattaacaaaagaaatatggaGCGCTGGCGCTGGTTTATTTGCAGCATGCTTTATTGCGATTGTACCTGGTTACATTTCAAGATCCGTAGCTGGAAGTTATGATAATGAAGGCATTGCCATTTTCGCACTACAAATTACGTATTATCTGTGGGTTAAATCGGTTAAAACTGGCTCTATATTTTGGGCTTCTATGACTGCTCTATCCTACTTCTATATGGTATCTGCGTGGGGTGGTTATGTCTTTATCATTAATCTAATTCCATTCCATGTTTTCGTGTTGCTGGTCATGAATAGATTTAGCAATCGTCTTTTTACAAGTTACACCACATTCTATATTTTGGGACTTTTGTTAAGTATGCAAATACCATTTGTTGGTTTTCAACCAATAAGAACATCTGAACACATGGCAGCAGGAGGTGTCTTTGGTTTACTAATCTTTGTAGCAACTCTCAG GTACTTAAGAACTGTACTTACTAAATCTGAGATGAAATACTTTGGAGGAGTAGTTGCAATTACTGCTGGTATTCTTTTGTTGATTTTAATCTGCTTGACCTATGCTGGTATTGTTGCCCCTTGGAGTGGAAGATTTTATTCACTATGGGATACAGGCTATGCAAAAATACACATTCCAATAATAGCATCTGTTTCTGAGCATCAACCTACAACATGGTTTAGCTTTTTCTTTGACTTGCACATTCTTGTTACAACATTCGCTGTTGGACTTTGGTActtaattaaacatattaacGACGAACGCGTTTTTG ttaTATTGTATGCTATAAGTGCTGTTTACTTTGCTGGAGTAATGGTCAGGCTCATGCTTACTCTCACTCCAGTTGTTTGTATGCTTGCTGGTGTTGCATTCAGTGATCTTCTTGAACTATTCTTCAAAGAAGAAGATAGCGAAAGAAATGATCGGAGCGCTAATGGAAGCGAAGAAGAAAGtgaggaagaaagagagagaagtCCAGGCAGAGCACTATATGATAAAGCGGGTAAACTACGTAGAATGAAACATGAGAGACCTACAGGGAATGGTGATGGTCTAGGTGTTAATCTACGAAATGGAGTTGTTATTGGAGCATTTATGTTGATGATGATGTTTACTTTGCATTGTACTTGGATTACAAGTAATGCATACTCTAGCCCTTCAATTGTTTTGGCATCGTATAGTAACGATGGTGGTAGAGCTATACTCGACGATTTTAGGGAAGCTTATTATTGGTTAGCACAAAACACACCCACTGATGCCAGAGTTATGAGTTGGTGGGATTATGGTTATCAAATTGCTGGAATGGCTAACAG aactACACTTGTGGACAATAATACTTGGAATAATTCCCATATAGCTCTGGTTGGAAAAGCAATGAGTTCAAATGAAAGTGCTGCCTATGAAATCATGACATCTTTAGATGTAGACTATGTATTAGTTATTTTTGGAGGAATGATTGGGTATTCTGGAGACGATGTTAATAAGTTCCTTTGGATGGTACGAATCGCCGAAGGTGAACATCCGCAAGATATTCGGGAAAGTGATTATTTTACCGAAAAAGGAGAATTTCGTGTGGATGCTGAAGGTTCACCTACTCTCTTGAATTCgttaatgtataaattaagtTATTATCGATTTGGAGAagttaaaattgattatcgGTCACCTTTTGGTTACGATCGTACACGTAGCGTAGaaataggaaataaaaatttccaattaacaTATGTGGAAGAAGCTTACACATCTGAACACTGGCTTGTTAGGATTTACAg GGTGAAAAAACCAAACGAGTTTAATAGACCTAGTATTCCAATATCTAAGCGAGTTGTTACACGTAATGCCAATTCATATGTCAGTAAAAAG TTGTGGGGGGTtggatattaa
- the LOC128879653 gene encoding dolichyl-diphosphooligosaccharide--protein glycosyltransferase subunit STT3B isoform X2 — MLPNRSSTTNTRKDMFPDKKATSKQLKTSTLTNAAGLSSLITFTVLLLAWISGFASRLFAVIRFESIIHEFDPWFNYRATAYMVQHGFYNFLNWFDERAWYPLGRIVGGTVYPGLMITSGSIHYILHSLNIPVHIRDICVFLAPVFSGLTAISTYLLTKEIWSAGAGLFAACFIAIVPGYISRSVAGSYDNEGIAIFALQITYYLWVKSVKTGSIFWASMTALSYFYMVSAWGGYVFIINLIPFHVFVLLVMNRFSNRLFTSYTTFYILGLLLSMQIPFVGFQPIRTSEHMAAGGVFGLLIFVATLRYLRTVLTKSEMKYFGGVVAITAGILLLILICLTYAGIVAPWSGRFYSLWDTGYAKIHIPIIASVSEHQPTTWFSFFFDLHILVTTFAVGLWYLIKHINDERVFVILYAISAVYFAGVMVRLMLTLTPVVCMLAGVAFSDLLELFFKEEDSERNDRSANGSEEESEEERERSPGRALYDKAGKLRRMKHERPTGNGDGLGVNLRNGVVIGAFMLMMMFTLHCTWITSNAYSSPSIVLASYSNDGGRAILDDFREAYYWLAQNTPTDARVMSWWDYGYQIAGMANRTTLVDNNTWNNSHIALVGKAMSSNESAAYEIMTSLDVDYVLVIFGGMIGYSGDDVNKFLWMVRIAEGEHPQDIRESDYFTEKGEFRVDAEGSPTLLNSLMYKLSYYRFGEVKIDYRSPFGYDRTRSVEIGNKNFQLTYVEEAYTSEHWLVRIYRVKKPNEFNRPSIPISKRVVTRNANSYVSKKLKLWGVGY; from the exons ATGTTGCCAAATAGATCATCCACGACAAATACCAGAAAAGATATGTTCCCTGATAAGAAAGCGACTTCTAAGCAACTGAAAACTTCTACATTGACGAACGCAGCCGGTCTCAGTTCTCTAATTACTTTTACTGTTTTGCTACTCGCTTGGATCTCAGGATTCGCTTCTCGACTATTTGCAGTAATACGTTTCGAAAGTATCATACATGAATTCGATCCTTG GTTTAACTATAGAGCAACAGCGTATATGGTGCAACAtggattttataatttcttaaattggTTTGATGAAAGAGCATGGTACCCATTGGGCCGTATCGTGGGTGGAACCGTTTATCCTGGTTTAATGATCACATCCGGATCCATACACTATATATtacattctttaaatatcCCAGTGCACATAAGAGACATTTGTGTATTCTTAGCTCCAGTTTTTAGTGGCCTTACCGCCATTTCCACGTActtattaacaaaagaaatatggaGCGCTGGCGCTGGTTTATTTGCAGCATGCTTTATTGCGATTGTACCTGGTTACATTTCAAGATCCGTAGCTGGAAGTTATGATAATGAAGGCATTGCCATTTTCGCACTACAAATTACGTATTATCTGTGGGTTAAATCGGTTAAAACTGGCTCTATATTTTGGGCTTCTATGACTGCTCTATCCTACTTCTATATGGTATCTGCGTGGGGTGGTTATGTCTTTATCATTAATCTAATTCCATTCCATGTTTTCGTGTTGCTGGTCATGAATAGATTTAGCAATCGTCTTTTTACAAGTTACACCACATTCTATATTTTGGGACTTTTGTTAAGTATGCAAATACCATTTGTTGGTTTTCAACCAATAAGAACATCTGAACACATGGCAGCAGGAGGTGTCTTTGGTTTACTAATCTTTGTAGCAACTCTCAG GTACTTAAGAACTGTACTTACTAAATCTGAGATGAAATACTTTGGAGGAGTAGTTGCAATTACTGCTGGTATTCTTTTGTTGATTTTAATCTGCTTGACCTATGCTGGTATTGTTGCCCCTTGGAGTGGAAGATTTTATTCACTATGGGATACAGGCTATGCAAAAATACACATTCCAATAATAGCATCTGTTTCTGAGCATCAACCTACAACATGGTTTAGCTTTTTCTTTGACTTGCACATTCTTGTTACAACATTCGCTGTTGGACTTTGGTActtaattaaacatattaacGACGAACGCGTTTTTG ttaTATTGTATGCTATAAGTGCTGTTTACTTTGCTGGAGTAATGGTCAGGCTCATGCTTACTCTCACTCCAGTTGTTTGTATGCTTGCTGGTGTTGCATTCAGTGATCTTCTTGAACTATTCTTCAAAGAAGAAGATAGCGAAAGAAATGATCGGAGCGCTAATGGAAGCGAAGAAGAAAGtgaggaagaaagagagagaagtCCAGGCAGAGCACTATATGATAAAGCGGGTAAACTACGTAGAATGAAACATGAGAGACCTACAGGGAATGGTGATGGTCTAGGTGTTAATCTACGAAATGGAGTTGTTATTGGAGCATTTATGTTGATGATGATGTTTACTTTGCATTGTACTTGGATTACAAGTAATGCATACTCTAGCCCTTCAATTGTTTTGGCATCGTATAGTAACGATGGTGGTAGAGCTATACTCGACGATTTTAGGGAAGCTTATTATTGGTTAGCACAAAACACACCCACTGATGCCAGAGTTATGAGTTGGTGGGATTATGGTTATCAAATTGCTGGAATGGCTAACAG aactACACTTGTGGACAATAATACTTGGAATAATTCCCATATAGCTCTGGTTGGAAAAGCAATGAGTTCAAATGAAAGTGCTGCCTATGAAATCATGACATCTTTAGATGTAGACTATGTATTAGTTATTTTTGGAGGAATGATTGGGTATTCTGGAGACGATGTTAATAAGTTCCTTTGGATGGTACGAATCGCCGAAGGTGAACATCCGCAAGATATTCGGGAAAGTGATTATTTTACCGAAAAAGGAGAATTTCGTGTGGATGCTGAAGGTTCACCTACTCTCTTGAATTCgttaatgtataaattaagtTATTATCGATTTGGAGAagttaaaattgattatcgGTCACCTTTTGGTTACGATCGTACACGTAGCGTAGaaataggaaataaaaatttccaattaacaTATGTGGAAGAAGCTTACACATCTGAACACTGGCTTGTTAGGATTTACAg GGTGAAAAAACCAAACGAGTTTAATAGACCTAGTATTCCAATATCTAAGCGAGTTGTTACACGTAATGCCAATTCATATGTCAGTAAAAAG TTGAAGTTGTGGGGGGTtggatattaa
- the LOC128879661 gene encoding tryptophan--tRNA ligase, cytoplasmic: MTAETVEIDTLTLNGTTDEDVVTPWDVTSQNETGIDYDKLIKKFGCSKIDEELLARFEKITGQKPHHFLRRGIFFSHRDMHTILNLYEQGKPFYLYTGRGPSSDSMHLGHLIPFLFCKWLQDVFHVPLVIQLTDDEKAIWKNIKIEDAIKLAYNNAKDIIALGFKPENTFIFSNLEHIGNNPAFYQNMIRIQKCVTFNQVKGIFGFGDSDPVGKIAFPPTQAAPAISGTFPFIFKNTKVHCLIPCAIDQDPYFRMTRDIAPRIGFPKPALMHSIFFPALQGSKTKMSASNDNTAIFLTDTAKQIRNKVYKHAFSGGQTTIEEHRQLGGNCEIDISYQWLRFFLEDDTKLEQLRKGYTSGEILTGELKKELVNVLQPLIAAHQAIRSKLTDDTVREYMVPRDLGFVTNIK, translated from the exons ATGACAGCTGAAACTGTAGAAATTGATACGTTAACATTAAATGGAACGACAGATGAGGATGTTGTAACACCCTGGGACGTTACGTCCCAAAACGAGACTGGAATTGATTATGACAAGTTAATCA AAAAATTTGGCTGTTcaaaaattgacgaagaacTATTGGCTAGATTCGAGAAAATCACTGGCCAGAAACCTCATCATTTCCTTAGAAGGGGGATATTCTTTTCTCATCGAGATATGCACACAATTTTAAACCTATATGAACAAGGAAAACCTTTTTACCTTTACACGGGTAGAGGACCCAGTTCAGATTCTATGCATTTGGGACATCTTATACCATTCCTGTTTTGCAAATGGTTGCAAGATGTATTTCATGTTCCATTAGTTATACAATTAACCGATGATGAAAAAGCGATATGGAAGaacataaaaatagaagatgcAATCAAACTGGCCTATAATAATGCAAAGGACATTATTGCCCTTGGTTTTAAACCAGAGAatactttcattttctctAATTTAGAACATATTGGAAATAATCCAGCATTTTACCAAAATATGATTAGGATACAGAAATGTGTTACATTTAATCAAGTGAAGGGTATATTTGGATTTGGAGACAGCGATCCTGTTGGAAAAATTGCATTTCCACCTACTCAAGCAGCACCAGCAATATCTGgaacttttccttttatttttaaaaatacaaaagttcaTTGTTTGATTCCATGTGCGATTGATCAAGACCCTTATTTTCGAATGACAAGAGATATTGCACCTAGGATTGGATTTCCAAAACCAGCTTTGATgcattctatatttttcccaGCCCTACAAGGctctaaaacaaaaatgtctgCTAGCAATGATAATACTGCAATATTCTTGACAGACACTGCTaaacaaataagaaataaagtttacaAACATGCATTCTCAGGAGGACAGACAACTATTGAAGAACATAGGCAACTAGGAGGGAATTGTGAAATTGATATATCATATCAATGGTTACGATTCTTCCTAGAGGATGATACAAAATTAGAACAACTTAGAAAA gGTTATACCAGCGGAGAAATTTTAACAGGAGaacttaaaaaagaattggTTAATGTTCTGCAACCTTTGATAGCTGCACATCAAGCAATTAGAAGTAAACTAACAGATGACACAGTCAGAGAATACATGGTTCCTAGGGATCTTGGTTTTGTAACAAACATAAAATAG